From a region of the Zingiber officinale cultivar Zhangliang chromosome 4B, Zo_v1.1, whole genome shotgun sequence genome:
- the LOC121975938 gene encoding tubulin-folding cofactor C-like: MEGEDGSESQQSRHPAGTLDPATQKRHAAMIDRLANLHQSRLQQSAARSASSAASPAFESVAAFLTRFDESGRAVEAEIKRCRDLSVDPASAPSLKPELEKVAASIADLDRLVAENSYFLPTYEVRSSLKAISVLKEALDAANSELLPRKKFSFRNKTSKKDPICLVKEIEEEKGPSSDKRVLAAVRDSPGFRNKEGSILIKHFRVSEEEEGDFTLSGLNCCEIYLKGRLRALFIHRLTNCRVYAGPVLGSILIEEVNDCLLMLASHQIRIHHATATDFYLQVRSRPIIEDCSAVRFAPYRLFYEGIDTELRDCGLGEETRNWANVDDFKWLRAVQSPNWSLIPDEELLGTVNVSDVKEQCEDK; this comes from the coding sequence ATGGAGGGCGAAGACGGTTCGGAATCGCAGCAGTCGCGCCACCCGGCCGGAACCCTGGATCCGGCGACCCAGAAGAGGCATGCCGCAATGATCGACCGCCTCGCTAACCTCCACCAGTCCCGCCTCCAGCAGTCCGCCGCCCGGAGCGCCTCTTCCGCCGCCTCACCTGCCTTCGAGTCCGTTGCCGCCTTCCTTACCCGCTTCGACGAATCTGGACGCGCCGTGGAGGCCGAAATCAAGCGATGCCGCGACCTTTCCGTAGACCCGGCGTCGGCTCCTTCCCTGAAGCCCGAGCTCGAGAAAGTAGCTGCCTCCATCGCCGACCTCGATCGACTCGTCGCTGAGAATTCCTACTTCCTGCCAACCTACGAGGTTCGGTCCTCCTTGAAGGCGATTTCCGTTCTGAAAGAGGCCTTGGACGCCGCGAACTCCGAGCTATTGCCCAGGAAAAAGTTCTCTTTCAGAAACAAAACTTCCAAGAAAGATCCCATTTGTTTGGTTAAAGAAATCGAGGAAGAAAAAGGCCCTTCTTCTGACAAAAGGGTTCTTGCGGCGGTCCGGGACTCACCGGGATTTAGGAACAAGGAAGGCTCGATCTTGATCAAACATTTCAGGGTATCCGAGGAGGAAGAGGGTGATTTTACTCTCTCCGGTCTCAATTGTTGCGAGATCTATCTCAAAGGCCGGCTTCGAGCTCTCTTCATTCACAGGCTCACGAACTGTCGGGTCTATGCTGGTCCTGTTCTTGGGTCGATCTTAATAGAAGAGGTGAATGACTGTTTGTTGATGCTTGCGTCGCACCAGATCAGAATCCACCATGCCACAGCTACTGATTTCTATCTCCAGGTCAGAAGTCGGCCAATAATTGAGGACTGCAGTGCAGTGAGATTTGCTCCCTACCGATTGTTTTATGAAGGGATTGACACAGAGCTACGAGACTGTGGACTTGGGGAGGAAACAAGAAATTGGGCCAATGTAGATGACTTCAAATGGTTAAGAGCAGTGCAGTCTCCCAACTGGTCTCTGATACCGGACGAAGAACTTCTGGGCACCGTCAATGTTTCAGATGTCAAGGAGCAATGTGAAGACAAATAG